One stretch of Lemur catta isolate mLemCat1 chromosome 2, mLemCat1.pri, whole genome shotgun sequence DNA includes these proteins:
- the CRISP2 gene encoding cysteine-rich secretory protein 2, translating to MALLPVLLFLVTTLLPSLPTEGKDPAFTALLTTQTQVQIEIVNKHNELRRAVSPPASNMLKMEWNREASANAQKWANKCTLEHSDPEDRKTSTKCGENLYMSSDPTSWSNAIQSWYDESQDFQYGVGQKQPDKITGHYTQLVWYSSYLVGCGIAYCPNQDFLKYYYVCQYCPAGNNVAKKSTPYQQGAPCASCPDNCEKGLCTNSCQYEDLLSNCDSLKKTAGCEHELLKEKCKASCLCENKIY from the exons ATGGCCTTATTACCGGTGCTGCTGTTTCTGGTTACTACACTGCTTCCATCTTTACCCACCGAAGGAAAG gatcCAGCTTTTACTGCTTTGTTAACCACCCAAACACAAGTGCAAATAGAGATCGTAAATAAACACAATGAACTGAGGAGAGCAGTCTCTCCACCTGCCAGCAACATGCTAAAGATG GAATGGAACAGAGAAGCATCAGCAAATGCTCAAAAGTGGGCAAATAAGTGCACATTAGAACACAGTGATCCTGAGGACCGAAAAACCA GTACAAAATGTGGTGAGAATCTCTATATGTCCAGTGACCCTACTTCCTGGTCAAATGCAATCCAAAGTTGGTATGATGAGAGCCAAGATTTTCAGTATGGTGTAGGACAAAAACAGCCTGATAAAATTACTGGACATTATACTCAG CTTGTTTGGTACTCATCTTACCTCGTTGGATGTGGAATTGCCTACTGTCCCAATCAGGATTTTCTAAAATACTACTATGTTTGCCAATATTGTCCTGC tggtAATAATGTCGCTAAAAAGAGTACCCCTTACCAACAAGGAGCACCTTGTGCCAGTTGTCCTGATAACTGTGAAAAAGGACTATGCA CCAATAGTTGCCAGTATGAAGATCTCCTTAGTAACTGTGATTCCTTGAAGAAAACAGCTGGCTGTGAACATGAATTGCTCAAGGAAAAGTGCAAGGCTTCTTGCCtatgtgaaaacaaaatttactaA